Genomic segment of Arctopsyche grandis isolate Sample6627 chromosome 3, ASM5162203v2, whole genome shotgun sequence:
cAACATTATTTAGGTCATTTTTTTAGTGTAATCAATCGTTACATGACAAATAAAACCagttatatgtgtgtatatatgtttatgtacatctttttgaataaatttaacattaaaacgtgagacattttatatatatgaatacaaaagagttaatatttgtattatagtcatattttatatataatgtaataccaCAGAAACGGGGAATAAAACTTCAAAGGATCAAATCTTCAGGCGTATAAAGGGCTTGGGtgcgtaataataaattatacgcataaatgaaaatcaatatttagAAACGACATTTGAATATATTGATTCGAGCATACATAGGTAGGATAAAAGCGTTTGAAGTGAAagatttgtatatattgtacatatgtatgtatatacatatgtgtgtatgtagttacTAAATAATGTTGACATGCTTACTTAAATTGTAATAAGTCATTGAAAGGCAATAATTTATCTTTGAATTTCGATGTCTTTGATTCGCTAGACGATGATATTCATAAACATCGCGAGATTCTATCCGTTCAAGAATCTACGAGCGTGTGCGCACGTACCAAATTTACGTTCGTTGttcgtattaaaatttttgagtCGTTCCGGGATTCGATTACGTATTCAGTAGGATGATGATGAGGGACCTCTGCAGACGACACCGGCTTCGATTCCGGGAATAATGAAATTATCAACTGGGCCGGCAACAATGGCCGCGTTGCCGAGCTGAATAACAACCGGGCTCAGACGCCAAAAGACGTCCGTTAATTACGCCACGGGACACAATCAATTTAACGGATTATCATATGAATACAAATCGAAGGGCTTTGTGCCGCTGCCGAAACCCTTGTGACGACCCTGGATACGTGCTGGGATAAACTAGGATAGATGGGTACTGGGTCAAGACTGTTGGCGTTCCCCAGCCACCTCACACTCTCAACTCGCTATTATTGTGTTTTGGCTTCCATTGAATCGAGTATTATTTAAGACCAATACATTCAAGCATTTTGATGTATTCAATCCACCATTCATTAACAATGCTTAAAACATCtagattgaaattgaaaatatgtatacacaaaaatTGAGTTCCAGTTTGATACACTGAATGGTTTCGAAGATTAAGACTTCAAAACTCaatagtaaaagtactactttcagttgatataataatattattgtatgaaattcatcatatctattacatgtgaaaaagTTTCAGCCCAATCCGTTGAgcagtttaaaaataattgaatacaaagtaatataagaaaataaaaatttgaaaaaaattaacgtcttgtcgataagaatttcagtaaccgatactaagtttcggttcgataggactaacggtgttcaaaaaatccccaaaatacacagacacacacacacagacacacacattttttctagatcatgaaaacgtgatcagtaatcgattctgagttcaaatcagtcaaaatatcgagttcgaattttcgcatgatcacaaaacttcatctattgttactacgtatatagataaagtaaaaaacaggaGACCTATAAGGAGAcataccacttccggttgactttaaattttggaaaaaattcagTGTTCAAGTCAGACAAAATATAACGGTAGTCTTTTattatgatcacaaaacttcatctattgttgaaGATGATGCATAGttagataaaataattaaaaaaaccattaattgtaaatttgttaatttggCGAATTTCAATAAACAAAGTGTTTTACTATTCAAATAAGAACATTTAattgtttcatatatgtactatgaatagacatatgtatgtacgtatgtatgtacatagttcaatccgaattgaaaaattgttcTTGAGACAAcatcttaatatatatatatattatatttatatgtactattaataattagtattttatttattcatacattATTTTAGTACGAAAATTAAAGGTctaaacaatattatatattgaatctatgtacatacatgtgtattagcTAAGGATGCCAAAGGTTGattaagaatataatatatgtataatatgtatatttagatatgTTTTTCATGTTTTGGGTAAACTTATATATTAAGTTAaatcaaacatacaaacatccatTCATAGGAAATactcatttttataataatcaaagaAAAAGCAGTCCGCGTCCAATACCGAAACCAGtcattgatatttttgaaatttatgacTTTAAATATCGGTTGAATATTCgacccaagtgaaaatataggTGTAAATCAAAACGAAGAACAGTTACACCAATATCTGTCGGCAGCCGTAAAAGCCGTCATAAAACATTGGAAAGTGCATCCAGTACCTAGCCGAAAATATACGACTGCAATTTAGCGTATTTTTCTAAATGAAGTTGGTAAACCAAAACATCAGAAAAAATGCCCAAAGATATGCTTTCAAACAGATCGGCTCGTTTTGACAAAAGCTCGCTAAACACAATGGGGTGACGGCTTATGTTTTTACCAAGTTGTCGGCGATTTTACAACTTAATGGCGGACCGACAATTTCACTCGAGTTTCGACCCTTTTGCTCGGCCGCCAATAAACAGAGGCAAATCCAGTTTATGACCACTTAGGGTAACCACgctttatatgaaaaatttccGAGCTGGAAGTAAAGCCAGCGATTATGTTATTGCGCTGGATGCGCGTACATCCCTACAACAAAAATCcagattacaaaaaaaaaaaatacgtttgtatatacatacatagctacatAGCTTCTCATTTAcatacttatttaaaaatatataaactaaatGTCATTGTATTTTCGTAAGTAATcgatatcaaaaataatatttttcatttcaaagatTTGTGATTGTTATAAAGCTGTGTATAATAATGGGAAAATTTCCAAAATTtggcataaaattaaatttatgggCTAAGTTATTGAGGTTGGaatttttataatgtattatacgGTGAAAAATGTGCCTCAAACGCGCAGAACCGTTTGGTCACCCGAGTTGAAACctctcgatttttttttaaataagtcaaCAAAAGCCGGTAGTCGAAGCAGATAGTTTTAATTTATGGAACGATATTTGTCTTCATATAAACGTCTTTCCTTctcattgtaataaaaattcttttcaaaaatCTTCAAAGCTGACCGAACGAAGTTATTGTTTGCAACTACCCATTTAGGTATCCCTcccttttattttaacatttgaaaACGTGATAAGAGAATGGGACTGGGGATAGGATGGAAAAATAGTTCAAGTTGGTAGCAAACAATTACCCTTGGCAAtacgattatatttatttataaaataatatttattttaaaatatttcggaGATGCGGCATAGCCAATGGACACAAGAAgtttatcaataataataactaataagtaataacaaatatatatatatatatatatatatatatatatatatatatatatatatatatatatatatatatatatatatataaaatgaaaataaaaaaatacaataagaataaaccgaaaaagaagaattacaaaaaccaATCAATTTTTAGGTTTCCATCAAACTTATTTTGAAGAGGTTTAGGTGACTAATTTATTTGGtggactattccaaattttaactaCTTACAtactctatttgaaaataaggaatctttactttttttttgtaagaaacGTCTTTTTTGAGTCTGTGAATTGCTTTTGTTAAACGTTAGAAGGTTAATCATGGGACAATTGTAGTGTTATTTATAACTTTGTAAACTTCATATAATATGAAAGAGATTGAAATTCATATTTGGGCCCTttcattgcaattttttttaaataaggttCCGAATAGTATTTGCAAATTCCAATTTAtgtcttcaggtataaacacagattacctaaacacaatctgctttaggtcacaatcgactttagagagcctttaattaatattatgtattagatgtattataactCATActttatgagcatttatatgaatagtaaataggtttttgagctctttttcctattatgttgtacattaacattagaataatataatactatgactactaacaaaattaaaataaaattgtaaaatagaaaatgatcagtagatcaatagctattaaaatagatataacatgtattgtgaacataatttagtaacaatcaaaagcatttaaaaataaaaaaatggtctaatatatgtagtacgtttatttctgtattttttttaatattgtataaatgaAATACGTTAGGATTTTATGTGGGtggatttgtataatataactcAAAATGAAATGGTCTGTTTATTGCGCTACtcctactatacatatattggataaAATTTgtgcttaaaaatattaataacagcCTCTACTCACGAAAGCTCGCCaccattaaaaattaatttcaaaaaataaaatttagcatTTAACCTAATAAAATGTATGATTCCATTTACGAAGTGCGcaagaaatatataataatcacaGCGTgatttgataattaaattatataatttgcgtcaaatgaatttgaattaagcGTACGTTTACTACCCGATTAaaccttaatataatataatatagtaactACAACATATACGTATAAGTGTAGTATCAATTCAATTTAAgcttgtaaatttgatttaaccTTATCGTCCAGGGTAGACGGTTTTGCGTGGCAAATCTGACGTTTTAGCTTGTCTCCACAATGTGCGTTACGTTGAGATATTTAACATCGATACGAGCCTTACACAATATAAACTTGATTGATTATTGTAATATGCTTATTATTCGACAGTTAACTCAGATTAAATTACTGTAATCAACGGCTGAAAATAAACGTAGCAAATTGCGAAAATTACAACTGTCGATCGCGGCACGAGCTACGAATCTACGACACAGTAAGaaaaaaagtttgtttttttttctttattcgaCAAGGAAAGGATATGGTCGAGCCTTGTTTGGGGCAAGTTCGCAAGTGGCACGCGAGATAAAGCGAGCTGGCACGCTACGTAAACAAAGGGTAATAAATGGTATGTACGAGTATTATTACCGGCGCCACTATTACCACCCCCGTCGCATTTTTAAAACATGCAAAACGTTTATTTGACAGTTTTATTATTGCTTTGGCACTGCCAACTGTCGAGCGGGATGTAATCGGCAGATGAAAACCACTTAAAATTAGTGCACGTAAATGAGAGATGACTAAATAATAAATCGGAATGGTATGCGAAAGTGAAAAGAATTAAATTGAACtagttaaaattttatgataatataaaacgttttcacgaaatgttataattactttatttttccattATGCGTTTAAGtgctttttaatgttttttttatacatacaaaaagatttcaatcaaTTCAAAAGCATGCATTCAAGAAAATATCgttcgaataatataatacgtgtaATTCAGAATAACTCTATTAAACTTCAAAGCGAAATTTGGGCATGTGTTGTTGATGTCCCGGAAGCATCTGCAGCGCGAGAACGTGCATATCTTAGCATGCTCTTATTGCACGTATATcggttttttattggaaaaatgCGATAAAACATTGAGAAAGTGTCCAGTCAGGTGAATTTGTAAGGCGCGTTTTACCCCGCAATAAAAACTCCATTAGCCGCTCGGCTGCAGGCTAATGCATATTAAACGAACTGGTCTGCATCATAACAGAGCAGCTCGGATGCTGCCATTAAGGTCGGTGTACACACACGAAACCTTTCAGATATAGTCAACTTGTTGTTCGTTTGTGAGAGAAGACGTACGCCTACTGTCCATTTGCTGACATCTCATAACAATCATATAATGTCTGTATCTTCATTCTGTCATGTTGCATCATGATGTGCAATGGTCGAACTTGTACACCGTTCAGATTAACGTCGTTTTGTTTGATCGATAAAGAAACTTATGTAGTTTTTAGTTACAACTTGGGCTACTTGTTAAGCACGCGATTTAAATGCAGTGCACAAATCTATACAAGAATTTCTTGATTGGTTTTTAATTTGCGAGGAGAGGTTGGCGAAGCCTGCTCTTATGTACGGTGAGGTAAATCGATTATTCCATAAAAGGGAAAAGTCGACAAGAGTTCGAAATATCGACTTGAAACAGTTTCCTTTCGCCTTTGCTGCTATTAACTGCATACATATACGAAGGAAATGGATGTCGCCAGGGCAGAAATTCCTAACAGATGCCGTTATCATTTAATTAACATTtcagtatacctatgtatgtagttgtatttCTTCAAAGCaattgaaattagataaataataacatcacgttattataattaaaaaactgaTTTATTAGTATGAACCAAAATATAATAAGAGCAAATATTTGCAATTGTAAAATCATAATCATTCTTTTCGCAAGTGTCATAAATTAAATGACTAATTTTGCACGTTATATCGCCATTAACCCAAGTGAAACTTCACTATATGAATATTGTAGTTTAAAAATAGGCACACTGGACTGAAaactataagattttttttttatatttgaagccccattctatatcttcatacatatgtatgagctgttatatttgaaagcggcggaagttcaattttcagttccaaaatcactacttctgtttgactcaattctcaaattgttatcacgtttttttaattcaatatgtccagaatctcggaagagCACAATAAAACACACAAATAAAAAAGCACAATACAGgctaccaatatttttaaatattgttgaacgcaaaacattatatttaaggttttgcgaaatatttcacgatatgaagaaaagtagacGTATGCTACTTTTAAATACAACGGCTCTTATGTtggtgcaaaaaataaaataaaaatatcattaatatgattatattgcatatgtatatttatgcaagaGTAGAAAAAATAAGGTACTCCTTCCGAGTGAAACAGAAGTGTATCGTAATTTAATATGTTTCAAGTAATTGTTGTAAAATTGAAGACTTTCGCAAGAACTGCGTCCTCGGCCAGTAGATGATGAAGGAGAAGAAGCGGAGGGGCCGCATTCTTCCATCGGCTTCTGGGCCCCGGAGGCAGAGAGTCCCTTTAATAACGACTAAACAAGCGGTACCCGTAATTTGAggcgatattttaaaaaaattatctctTTTTTCCGAGTATGGCGGCCTTATTACCCGCTCGACTCGTTTGTACGAGACGACGCGAATAAAGAcaacttttaatatatatatttttttgtttatattataaagcaTATTACAAGTTCATTATAATGCATTTTTATGTCAGAGTATACAATTGTTAAGTGGATGTATatacgaaaatatatattattatttacatagcatgaaaatattgttttatttttttgttaaaattttaaaatgcattaaatTTGTGTATAGTCgtgaataaatttgtaattgttAGTGTAAATTTATGTTAACATTTATGGGTTTTAATCTTGTTAGATTGTTTCATATTAAGTTAAGATTTTTCTTCAAAGGTGTTGTtaaaattgtgaattttttaTAGCATTGTGTTGTGTTCATTAATTAAGTACTTAgtgtaagaaaaaaataaaaataacaatttaaaaacgataataatttatttttacacacatattaataatgttgagtttttaattacaaaattaattatatacaacTTTAGGTATTAAAATctcacaaacatatgtatattattgtataagCACTGTTGATTCAATTTTTCAGCAACTCTTGCATTCATCAAtagattattaaaaatacacatatattctCCCATTTTCTGTATGTGATGTAATTTTTTACAGTTCTTTAGAATATTATCACTCAtttacattcaatatatatatttatttatataaaatgactAGAAAATATGCGATTTCCATTGTATCAAAACTCTTGTTATAGTCATTGATTATTGAAATGAAGACTTATAACTAAATTTATTGGAATTTCATGCTCTTTAAGCCCTCACATCATTAATGcaatttaatttcaagtaaTATAAACGAAAAGGGGAAAACTCTATTATACAGAccatatttgattaattttgtcTAAGACTTCCTAAAGCATTCAATATCAAAcacatgataataataaaaatcacacaagtgataataatttgacactttaaattttaataaatagacATTGTTCAAAATTAATCAAGTAACAGTCCAGGTTAAAAACATCGCATTTTACGCCGATAACGTACGTTTctcattcaaaatataattacaaaaaatactaaTACATAGAAAGGAAATTTATTGGTCATGCAATTTATAGCGAAAATTGAAATtgtcttttaaattaataatttctatatataaaaGCTTTTTAAGGATGCAGCACATTATTGACGTTTtattacgatatatgtatattataatgcataacgaacataaaaaaatcagttatATCAAATTCCCTCAAGCACAcgatatattttcaaatgatttttcaaaaaaagaaagtaaaagaaaattgtgtgtgtatgttgagataatgtatgaaaaaaaatattgtgctGGGATGTTCGGAAAAAAACAGcgattcattttaaaaattgcgcacAACTTTATTTCaggtataaatatttcatttacggtaataatattatatttatatatcgatcgtatttacatttatacaacagtcttcattttatttcatatatatgtatgtctatatatgtatatatatatatatatatatatatatattttttcaagtttttaggaatatatataaaaattagcatttttcttttatatcacCGCATTACAACTATTAGGTATGTTTGAGTTTTGGTAAATGACTTACAGAGTTAGGCTTTTATAATAtgttacaatatttacatagtaCGGGGGTGGTTTCATTTTTTGTACAGAAAAGTAGTTATACCGTTGACAATTAATTGCATTCCGCATCCTTCGAGAGAAGAATTAGACGAGATACGCTTGAACGGCAGGGGCGCGCCATCCACGTGCTCCTCGCTCCAGGGTAGAGTAGTCAGAATCGATGGAAGAGTAGATGTGGTCGGAGTGAGGCCTCTCACCAAGCCCTAGTCCAGGAGGATCCACTCCTGGAGGTATAGGCTTGACAGCTTCTGCGACAGCAACAGCTACAGATGAATCCAAAGTATAGGTGTTGATGTTGCGCCTATAGTTGGCAGCTGATGGATGACGTGAGACCCTCGAGTTCCTTGGAGCACCAGGCATTGCGTACCTTAACCGCTCCCTGAACCTCTTCTCTCCCCACCTGACCCTAGATCCCGTCTTCAGATAAGGGCGCAGATCGGGATCCGATTCGGCCTCGGGCGCGATGTGCCCCTCCTCCACGAGCACCAACTTGAATATTCTCCCTTTTAGTGCTTCGTGCAAAGCCTGCCGAAACTCAAACCTAGACCACTCAGTTTGTAAAAAGTTCCTTGTGAGCACTAAGATCACCCTTTTCGAAGCTTCGGCAGCCTCCAACACCGCCGGTGAAACTGGAGTGTACGGCGATCCCCTGTGAGGCAGATCTCGGTAGTGTAAGCACAGTTGAAATGGAGGACTCCCATTCTCCAATTCGGCGGCTATAGCTTGTATGACGAACTCTTCATCTTTTGGGCTATAGCATACGTAGCCATCGTACAACTTTTCGGTTTCCTCGTAAGCACCACCGAAGCTAAATAGTCTTATGCCGTAGTTGGCGAATAACCACACCCTAATTGGATCTCGGAAGACGAAAGCCAGCACTAAGGCGAGGGTGAGCAGTAGGAATCCACTCAAAGTTAAAACCATCATTGGAAGATAGTCAGAAACGAGCATACTATCGATGACGGAAGAACCAGCGTAAAAGTCACTACACGCAGTTCCATTTAAGTCCAATTCCCGCTTGTGCGGAGATTTCGATTCATTGTTCCAACACCACACGTCACTACTGTCCGAAACTTTCTGAGCGTTCTCAGCAATGAACGAAGTAAAGTCACGCAAAAACTTACACCTACACGACCACTGATTGTTTCCCAGGGAAAGTTCTTTCAAAGCAGTGTTCATACTTAACTCCCATATGGGATAGACGACCAATCGATTGCCGTCTAACCTCAACACTTCCAACGAGTGCAATTGTGAAAAAGTCATATTTCCTATGGTTTCAATAACATTATTTTGCAGATATAGTTCTCTCAAATTGTTTAGATGTTCGAATTCATACCCTTTCAACTCCGTAAGGCGATTGTCTTCCAAATGAAGAGATTGCAGCGCATTCAAACCGGTGAATGTTCTATTCTGTATGTGTTCGACACCACTCGCGTTCACAAACAACACTCGCATGTTTTTTCTACCTATGAAAACGTGATTTAACAattctttgaacatatttccgTCTAAATACACTTCAGTAGCGTCCATTGGAATGCTTTGCGGTATCTCCAATACGCGTTGTCCAGAGCAGTCGACTACGTTGGTTGTCCACGGTTCGTCGTGGTAGCAAGAGCAGTTCTTTGGACAGGTCATTTCACAATCACACGCGTCAAATTCGCAACAGTGGCAAAGGGCGAAACAGTGGAACTCATATTTGCACAAAAAGTCAGACGTCTTCAGGCTTGTGAGGGGTTTGTGTTCTGTGCCGCGAGCGTGTGCCATCTTGCACACCACGTTCTCCAAATCCATCACTCTAGGATATTGTCTCGTTTGGGTCAAGTTGTTGATACGAGGCAACCAATCCATTTCGCAGTTGCAAGGGAAGGAATTTCCGCCGATGTAAAACTCAGGTAGAGATTTGTTGCTCGGCACCGGAGATAAACGCAAGCTGCCCAATTCAACGGATTCCAAACTATTAGAGTACAAATCTACACGTGACAAATTTGCTTTGTCCAAAAACGTATTCAACATGATCTTTTTGatgaaattgttatttataaacaaaagcTCGACACTGTTAGGTATTGACATGGGCGACAGTTCGACTATTCTATTGTGACTTGCATCTAAAGTTTTAATCCTAAGTTCTTCTTGGATTTTGTAATAGTTGGCTAAACGTTCTATAAAGTTTCCATGAATGTCTAACCACTTGAGCGTTCCGGGCACGAAAGCGTAGTCGAACCAAATCAAATGATTCTCGGATAAATTCAACCACAACAAACTGACCATGGTCGAAAACACGCCATTTATATCAGAAATGAAATTTGCATCTAGACGAATTGCTTCCAGTTGAGTGTTGCGTTCAAACGTGCCAATTTCTATAGCTTGAATTTTGTTGCGCGCTAAATTTAAAACTTGCAAACTAGTCAAATCCCACAACATACCACGTGTCAAATTTCCGATTTGGTTATCGATCAGCCGCAATCCTGTCAGCTGACCGAGGTTTTTGAACGATCCGTTTTTGAACTCGGTGATTTGATTCTCGCCTAAGTCCAACGTCTTCAAGAAGGTCAATTCCCATAGCGCTTCCGGCACGCGTGCGATTTGATTCGAGCTCAAATCGATCTCTTTCAGATCCGAACAATTCTTGAACGCCATCGGGTCGATGTTCACCAAGAGGTTGTTGTTTAACGTCAACTTGCTCAACACGTAAAGTCCGTTGAATAGATGTTGATCGACCGTGTGAAGTCGATTCTCGGCCAAGTTCAACGTGTGAAGATTATACAGCGGTATGAAGGCGTTGTCTTCTATAAACCCAATGGAATTATTGCGCAAATCCAAAATTTGCAAGAAGAATAAGTCTTTGAACGTCTTCCCATCGATGCGAGTGAGTGCATTGTCGGACAAGTTGAGCACGATTAGTCTGATGAGTCCGACAAACGTGCCATCGTCGATGTGATTGCTCGTCAGTTGGTTGTTAGACAGATTGAGGATGAGCAACTGCTCCAACCTGTGGAACACACCCTTAGCGAGCTCGTACAGCATGTTGTTGTTGAGATGAATCTCACGCAATTCCCTACATCCAGCGAAAATACcctcaggaatcgtttcaagtTTGTTGAAAGACATGTTGAAAATGCGAAGGGATATGAGACCGGCGAGCGCCTCGCCCGATATGTCCGTGATGTTGTTGTGTTGCAAATAGAGATGTTGCAATCGACGCAACCGTGAAATCCCAGAGTTTTCAGGTAACGAGCGCAACTCGTTGTGGCTCAGGTCTAGATTTTGAATCCCACCCCCGCAAGTTTGTCCGAATCCGAGGCGTTCGCTGGACCTGATCCTGTTCTTGGTCAGGTTGAGGGATTGGAGATTGCCCACGGGGCAGAAGATTTCTTCGGGAAGGGCTCTGATGTTGCTATCGCCGAGATTGAGGGTGTGCAACTCTCTAAGCCCGTTGAAGGTCCCGTTGGTGAGTTCCATATTCTTGGAGGGTCCCCATTCTGAATTGCGCGTGCGGATCTTCAGCGACTTCAGCTTGTGGAGGCCGTTGAAAGAGTCCGAAGGCAGACGTAGAAGCCTGCATCCGTCAATGCTGAGGTCCTCGGTGTCCGAGAGGGAGACTTTTTGGAAGTAGTTGGCTGCGAGAGTGCTCTCGAAGAGCAAGATGCGGTTGCAGTTGATGTTGAAGCTGTGCAACCCATCGGAGGGTAGGGTGGAGAGGGCATCTGCGTCAGTGTCTAGAGTACGCATCCGACACCATCCCGAATACAACCGGAAGTGAGGCTTGAAAGTGCAGCGCTCCTCGTCGGGGCTTCGCGCCgaggcttcgcccccctgaGCCAGGGCCAGGGCTAGGTAGAGTGCGACCGCCCACACCACAGGCCACATGGTGGTTCTTCTGATTACGACTCGGAGTCACCTCATCACGCGCGCTATATCGATCTCGGTCGCAGCACCGTATCCATTATGGCAAACGGGAACACAATCGCAAATCACCGAAACACCATGACACACTGATCGTGTTTACGAGCGACGACACAGCGCGTACGACCGAATTGCACGACTGCCGGTCGCTGACTGAATGGTCACCGAAAGCCGCGCGGCAACCAACTGGGCTGTTTCTGCGCTCTGCCGCGGGGGCGCCACCGGCCGGCTCGCGCTGCCTCAGAAAGAGAAGCCTTCATGTCCGCGCCTCCTAAAGAAAGAGACGCGGCTACGAAAGCTCGCGCGAGACGGCGCTATACACTTTGCCCCTTGCGAGAGAGGGATGTCGCGTTGCGTTCGCATACGATCGCTAAATTAAATGTGCCGCAATTACAAAAACTTACGCtgcatacaataaattgaaCTTGCGTTTGACGCTTTCATCGATACTAATATAATTCATGTATTGTACGTGCATACGTTCGAATGAAGTTTGTTGATTACTATTCCGTTTTGTTACGATTGTGTCATGCGATGGATGTGAATTTGGAGTGTGgcattttggtttattttttaattttaagaattttttttgtgtttaaaataGAGATAGATACCCAAGGAAGCTTCCAAcagcttttattttcaaaataatgacgaGAACAATCGCTTCCGCTGAAGGTACAAGTGACCGTTGTGAGTTTCTGGTAAAACGACGACtaaatcagtcaaaactaatcATAATCAGCACAAACAATTAAACCGCAATAGGTGAATATTGGCgtttatattttcttaaatggtaaaaataatttaatttcatctagttaagtttatcttttgtatttcATTTTCCGTCTTTTTTGAGTTGTTAATATTTTCCTTTCGGtattctttgtttttgattttgatttttattgcttttttgtCATCTTATTTGATATCTGTATTTCTGTTCTACTGAATGTACTATCTAACACCTTTGAGTTTGTATTAGTATTCTTAAATAGTCTTTCCTtgagtattcttaaataaataaataaa
This window contains:
- the Toll-7 gene encoding toll-like receptor 7; translation: MRTLDTDADALSTLPSDGLHSFNINCNRILLFESTLAANYFQKVSLSDTEDLSIDGCRLLRLPSDSFNGLHKLKSLKIRTRNSEWGPSKNMELTNGTFNGLRELHTLNLGDSNIRALPEEIFCPVGNLQSLNLTKNRIRSSERLGFGQTCGGGIQNLDLSHNELRSLPENSGISRLRRLQHLYLQHNNITDISGEALAGLISLRIFNMSFNKLETIPEGIFAGCRELREIHLNNNMLYELAKGVFHRLEQLLILNLSNNQLTSNHIDDGTFVGLIRLIVLNLSDNALTRIDGKTFKDLFFLQILDLRNNSIGFIEDNAFIPLYNLHTLNLAENRLHTVDQHLFNGLYVLSKLTLNNNLLVNIDPMAFKNCSDLKEIDLSSNQIARVPEALWELTFLKTLDLGENQITEFKNGSFKNLGQLTGLRLIDNQIGNLTRGMLWDLTSLQVLNLARNKIQAIEIGTFERNTQLEAIRLDANFISDINGVFSTMVSLLWLNLSENHLIWFDYAFVPGTLKWLDIHGNFIERLANYYKIQEELRIKTLDASHNRIVELSPMSIPNSVELLFINNNFIKKIMLNTFLDKANLSRVDLYSNSLESVELGSLRLSPVPSNKSLPEFYIGGNSFPCNCEMDWLPRINNLTQTRQYPRVMDLENVVCKMAHARGTEHKPLTSLKTSDFLCKYEFHCFALCHCCEFDACDCEMTCPKNCSCYHDEPWTTNVVDCSGQRVLEIPQSIPMDATEVYLDGNMFKELLNHVFIGRKNMRVLFVNASGVEHIQNRTFTGLNALQSLHLEDNRLTELKGYEFEHLNNLRELYLQNNVIETIGNMTFSQLHSLEVLRLDGNRLVVYPIWELSMNTALKELSLGNNQWSCRCKFLRDFTSFIAENAQKVSDSSDVWCWNNESKSPHKRELDLNGTACSDFYAGSSVIDSMLVSDYLPMMVLTLSGFLLLTLALVLAFVFRDPIRVWLFANYGIRLFSFGGAYEETEKLYDGYVCYSPKDEEFVIQAIAAELENGSPPFQLCLHYRDLPHRGSPYTPVSPAVLEAAEASKRVILVLTRNFLQTEWSRFEFRQALHEALKGRIFKLVLVEEGHIAPEAESDPDLRPYLKTGSRVRWGEKRFRERLRYAMPGAPRNSRVSRHPSAANYRRNINTYTLDSSVAVAVAEAVKPIPPGVDPPGLGLGERPHSDHIYSSIDSDYSTLERGARGWRAPAVQAYLV